The Gasterosteus aculeatus chromosome 17, fGasAcu3.hap1.1, whole genome shotgun sequence genome includes a window with the following:
- the tacc1 gene encoding transforming acidic coiled-coil-containing protein 1 isoform X5, with protein sequence MGQDEPAVPMGGPLEVNIQTLEAEQTEVHDSVAVAPSSVKELAEVAECTAPSTEPCRAPVLVADSTPEVAPAPTLASALEPAPTSTPALAPAPAPALALETDSVHSSEPAVHTAPDPPEQKPLTQPEPQCNGLDQMEPTQKTKTSKSKPPPLKVKASLIELPQPNEEQELPVPMGTYKFDPDQLDESFDPFKCGGSKIQNSPPPFGSSLMPRPEPIGGSTPVCEAGSAAPAEAEVMASSSEAKSVMLEFGLDEGTVRKPPPRKLGGKKSTGKLGAKRQKAKGSEAPCKPAPEPTLSEPASEPVPQTLSQPVLDPLPETPLPVSDSTAPVNLDDIPIAKSGAYNFDPSQWDDPNFNPFGGSSATGSSPLPPKSSYSFDPDNLDDSADPFKPSKSISTEDSSSSPPRPENKGKDGSKQKAGHPAGEKKVRQIPKKNKEKTITPRTSEQVKFLCFLLNPCKVQKYEDSQSLVLDVCNQEEEEEDEVVVHTPEINQRVHHATDEEKLASTGIKGQTTDQEEGGEPECKKAPVRKYPIDDISFMDGLDIKITDHKEEKDPCSLKEDMSEISMIQTIKMASAEVQATAALSAGQDNMHLSEMDKAGVLSLIREEIITKEVEVSEWKRKYEESRSEVLEMRTIVAEYEKTVAQMIEDQQQQKSLSCSKSVRQLTAERDQAIADLNSVERSFADLFRRYENMKGVLEGFKKNEEVLKKCAQDYLMRIKQEEQRYQTLKVHAEEKLDKANEDIAQVRAKADSESVALNASLRKEQMKVDSLDRAVLQKNQEIEELTKICDELIAKLGTE encoded by the exons ATGGGTCAAGATGAGCCTGCAGTCCCCATGGGGGGCCCACTGGAAGTTAACATCCAGACCCTCGAAGCAGAACAAACAGAAGTCCATGACTCTGTGGCTGTTGCTCCATCCTCAGTGAAGGAACTTGCCGAAGTGGCTGAATGCACAGCGCCGTCAACAGAGCCATGCCGAGCCCCAGTCCTAGTTGCAGATTCTACCCCGGAAGTGGCTCCAGCTCCTACTTTAGCTTCTGCTTTAGAACCTGCTCCTACTTCTACTCCTGCTTTAGCTCCAGCTCCTGCTCCAGCATTAGCCCTGGAAACAGACTCGGTCCATAGCAGTGAACCTGCAGTCCACACAGCTCCAGACCCCCCTGAGCAGAAACCTCTCACTCAACCAGAACCACAGTGCAATGGCCTGGACCAGATGGAGCCTACTCAGAAGACTAAAACCAGCAAGTCTAAGCCTCCACCCCTGAAGGTAAAGGCCTCTTTGATCGAGCTTCCCCAACCAAATGAGGAACAAGAACTTCCTGTTCCCATGGGCACTTATAAATTCGACCCTGACCAGCTGGATGAGAGCTTTGACCCCTTCAAGTGCGGCGGATCCAAAATCCAGAACTCTCCCCCACCGTTCGGTTCGAGCTTGATGCCCAGACCCGAGCCAATCGGTGGCTCCACGCCTGTGTGTGAGGCCGgctcagcagctccagcagaagCCGAGGTGATGGCGTCATCGTCAGAGGCCAAGTCTGTGATGCTGGAGTTCGGCCTGGACGAGGGGACGGTCAGAAAGCCACCGCCGAGGAAATTGGGTGGTAAAAAGTCAACCGGCAAACTTGGAGCCAAAAGACAGAAAGCCAAAGGATCCGAGGCTCCCTGCAAACCCGCGCCAGAACCCACACTCTCAGAACCAGCATCAGAACCAGTTCCTCAAACATTATCACAACCAGTTTTAGATCCTCTTCCAGAAACTCCTTTGCCAGTTTCAGACTCTACTGCGCCAGTAAACCTCGATGATATTCCTATTGCTAAGTCGGGAGCGTATAACTTTGATCCAAGTCAGTGGGACGATCCAAACTTCAATCCGTTCGGAGGCAGTAGTGCAACAGGTAGCTCTCCGTTGCCCCCGAAGAGCTCCTACAGTTTTGATCCGGACAATTTGGATGACTCCGCGGACCCTTTTAAACCCTCTAAATCTATAAGCACCGAGGACTCTTCCAGTAGCCCCCCTCGGCCGGAGAACAAAGGGAAAGACGGAAGCAAGCAGAAAGCAGGCCACCCGGCCGGAGAGAAGAAAGTCAGGCAGATTcccaagaaaaacaaagagaagacgATCAC CCCCCGGACATCTGAACAAGTCAAGTTTCTCTGTTTTCTGTT GAATCCCTGTAAAGTTCAGAAATACGAGGACAGCCAGTCCTTGGTGCTTGACGTCTGCAATCAG gaagaggaggaggaggatgaggtggTGGTTCACACCCCAGAGATTAATCAGAGGGTTCATCACGCCACTGATGAGGAGAAGCTTGCCTCCACTGGCATTAAGGGCCAGACAACAgaccaggaggagggaggagaacctgaatgcaaaaaagcacctgtgAGGAAATATCCAATCGATGATATTTCTTTCATGGATG GTCTTGACATTAAGATTACAGATCATAAGGAGGAGAAGGACCCCTGCAGCCTGAAAGAGGATATG AGTGAGATATCTATGATCCAAACAATAAAGATGGCCAGCGCTGAGGTCCAAGCCACAGCAGCTCTGTCTGCAGGACAGGACAACATGCATCTGAGTGAGATGGACAAAGCAGGAGTGCTCAGCTTGATTAGAGAAGAG ATCATCACTAAAGAAGTTGAGGTCAGTGAGTGGAAGAGAAAGTATGAGGAGAGCAGATCTGAGGTTTTGGAGATGAG GACAATAGTTGCTGAGTATGAAAAAACAGTTGCACAGATGATTG aggaccagcagcagcagaagtcgCTGTCCTGCAGTAAGTCAGTCCGGCAGTTGACCGCAGAGAGGGACCAGGCCATAGCCGACCTCAACTCGGTGGAGCGCTCCTTCGCTGACCTCTTCAGGAGGTACGAGAACATGAAGGGAGTCCTGGAGGGCTTCAAGAAG aatgaGGAGGTGCTGAAGAAGTGCGCACAGGACTACTTGATGCGGAtcaagcaggaggagcagcgttACCAAACCCTCAAGGTGCATGCTGAGGAAAAATTGGACAA GGCTAACGAGGACATAGCCCAGGTACGTGCCAAGGCCGACTCTGAGAGCGTCGCTCTTAACGCCAGCCTGAGGAAGGAGCAGATGAAGGTGGACTCACTAGATAGAGCTGTCCTTCAAAAG AATCAAGAGATCGAGGAGCTAACAAAAATATGCGATGAATTGATCGCCAAGCTGGGAACAGAATAA
- the tacc1 gene encoding transforming acidic coiled-coil-containing protein 1 isoform X6 → MGQDEPAVPMGGPLEVNIQTLEAEQTEVHDSVAVAPSSVKELAEVAECTAPSTEPCRAPVLVADSTPEVAPAPTLASALEPAPTSTPALAPAPAPALALETDSVHSSEPAVHTAPDPPEQKPLTQPEPQCNGLDQMEPTQKTKTSKSKPPPLKVKASLIELPQPNEEQELPVPMGTYKFDPDQLDESFDPFKCGGSKIQNSPPPFGSSLMPRPEPIGGSTPVCEAGSAAPAEAEVMASSSEAKSVMLEFGLDEGTVRKPPPRKLGGKKSTGKLGAKRQKAKGSEAPCKPAPEPTLSEPASEPVPQTLSQPVLDPLPETPLPVSDSTAPVNLDDIPIAKSGAYNFDPSQWDDPNFNPFGGSSATGSSPLPPKSSYSFDPDNLDDSADPFKPSKSISTEDSSSSPPRPENKGKDGSKQKAGHPAGEKKVRQIPKKNKEKTITNPCKVQKYEDSQSLVLDVCNQEEEEEDEVVVHTPEINQRVHHATDEEKLASTGIKGQTTDQEEGGEPECKKAPVRKYPIDDISFMDGLDIKITDHKEEKDPCSLKEDMSEISMIQTIKMASAEVQATAALSAGQDNMHLSEMDKAGVLSLIREEIITKEVEVSEWKRKYEESRSEVLEMRTIVAEYEKTVAQMIEDQQQQKSLSCSKSVRQLTAERDQAIADLNSVERSFADLFRRYENMKGVLEGFKKNEEVLKKCAQDYLMRIKQEEQRYQTLKVHAEEKLDKANEDIAQVRAKADSESVALNASLRKEQMKVDSLDRAVLQKNQEIEELTKICDELIAKLGTE, encoded by the exons ATGGGTCAAGATGAGCCTGCAGTCCCCATGGGGGGCCCACTGGAAGTTAACATCCAGACCCTCGAAGCAGAACAAACAGAAGTCCATGACTCTGTGGCTGTTGCTCCATCCTCAGTGAAGGAACTTGCCGAAGTGGCTGAATGCACAGCGCCGTCAACAGAGCCATGCCGAGCCCCAGTCCTAGTTGCAGATTCTACCCCGGAAGTGGCTCCAGCTCCTACTTTAGCTTCTGCTTTAGAACCTGCTCCTACTTCTACTCCTGCTTTAGCTCCAGCTCCTGCTCCAGCATTAGCCCTGGAAACAGACTCGGTCCATAGCAGTGAACCTGCAGTCCACACAGCTCCAGACCCCCCTGAGCAGAAACCTCTCACTCAACCAGAACCACAGTGCAATGGCCTGGACCAGATGGAGCCTACTCAGAAGACTAAAACCAGCAAGTCTAAGCCTCCACCCCTGAAGGTAAAGGCCTCTTTGATCGAGCTTCCCCAACCAAATGAGGAACAAGAACTTCCTGTTCCCATGGGCACTTATAAATTCGACCCTGACCAGCTGGATGAGAGCTTTGACCCCTTCAAGTGCGGCGGATCCAAAATCCAGAACTCTCCCCCACCGTTCGGTTCGAGCTTGATGCCCAGACCCGAGCCAATCGGTGGCTCCACGCCTGTGTGTGAGGCCGgctcagcagctccagcagaagCCGAGGTGATGGCGTCATCGTCAGAGGCCAAGTCTGTGATGCTGGAGTTCGGCCTGGACGAGGGGACGGTCAGAAAGCCACCGCCGAGGAAATTGGGTGGTAAAAAGTCAACCGGCAAACTTGGAGCCAAAAGACAGAAAGCCAAAGGATCCGAGGCTCCCTGCAAACCCGCGCCAGAACCCACACTCTCAGAACCAGCATCAGAACCAGTTCCTCAAACATTATCACAACCAGTTTTAGATCCTCTTCCAGAAACTCCTTTGCCAGTTTCAGACTCTACTGCGCCAGTAAACCTCGATGATATTCCTATTGCTAAGTCGGGAGCGTATAACTTTGATCCAAGTCAGTGGGACGATCCAAACTTCAATCCGTTCGGAGGCAGTAGTGCAACAGGTAGCTCTCCGTTGCCCCCGAAGAGCTCCTACAGTTTTGATCCGGACAATTTGGATGACTCCGCGGACCCTTTTAAACCCTCTAAATCTATAAGCACCGAGGACTCTTCCAGTAGCCCCCCTCGGCCGGAGAACAAAGGGAAAGACGGAAGCAAGCAGAAAGCAGGCCACCCGGCCGGAGAGAAGAAAGTCAGGCAGATTcccaagaaaaacaaagagaagacgATCAC GAATCCCTGTAAAGTTCAGAAATACGAGGACAGCCAGTCCTTGGTGCTTGACGTCTGCAATCAG gaagaggaggaggaggatgaggtggTGGTTCACACCCCAGAGATTAATCAGAGGGTTCATCACGCCACTGATGAGGAGAAGCTTGCCTCCACTGGCATTAAGGGCCAGACAACAgaccaggaggagggaggagaacctgaatgcaaaaaagcacctgtgAGGAAATATCCAATCGATGATATTTCTTTCATGGATG GTCTTGACATTAAGATTACAGATCATAAGGAGGAGAAGGACCCCTGCAGCCTGAAAGAGGATATG AGTGAGATATCTATGATCCAAACAATAAAGATGGCCAGCGCTGAGGTCCAAGCCACAGCAGCTCTGTCTGCAGGACAGGACAACATGCATCTGAGTGAGATGGACAAAGCAGGAGTGCTCAGCTTGATTAGAGAAGAG ATCATCACTAAAGAAGTTGAGGTCAGTGAGTGGAAGAGAAAGTATGAGGAGAGCAGATCTGAGGTTTTGGAGATGAG GACAATAGTTGCTGAGTATGAAAAAACAGTTGCACAGATGATTG aggaccagcagcagcagaagtcgCTGTCCTGCAGTAAGTCAGTCCGGCAGTTGACCGCAGAGAGGGACCAGGCCATAGCCGACCTCAACTCGGTGGAGCGCTCCTTCGCTGACCTCTTCAGGAGGTACGAGAACATGAAGGGAGTCCTGGAGGGCTTCAAGAAG aatgaGGAGGTGCTGAAGAAGTGCGCACAGGACTACTTGATGCGGAtcaagcaggaggagcagcgttACCAAACCCTCAAGGTGCATGCTGAGGAAAAATTGGACAA GGCTAACGAGGACATAGCCCAGGTACGTGCCAAGGCCGACTCTGAGAGCGTCGCTCTTAACGCCAGCCTGAGGAAGGAGCAGATGAAGGTGGACTCACTAGATAGAGCTGTCCTTCAAAAG AATCAAGAGATCGAGGAGCTAACAAAAATATGCGATGAATTGATCGCCAAGCTGGGAACAGAATAA